TGTTTTTCGCTACGAACGCAGCTTCATCCCTTACTATATTTATGGAAGGAGATCACTTCATTAACTTTGAAGGTCTACTAGTGCTCTTGACTCCACCCCGAGTCACCTCTAACCTATAAAACAATGCCGCCCCCTAACAACAGGGACGGCATTCGTCATCTCTACAAGCTTACTCCTCCGCGCAGGCATCGGCCGGCTTCGGTTCGGGCAGCGCCCAGACGGACACGCTCCCGCCGTTCACCGGGAATACGGCCCAGCCGTCTTCGCCGATAGTGACGGACTCCCCGCGGTTATGGGTGAAGTCCTCCCATATCTCTCCGCTGCGCGCTTCGCCCACGAACATCCGCTTCTCTCCGTTGTCTCCGTTGGAGATGACTACAGCGCAGCCGGAGCCTTCGATCTCCTGAACGCCGCGCCGGACCCAGCCGATGGTGTTCGGATGGTCGAAGTAATCGTCCTGCTCTCCGTAGGCCTTGGTATAGCGGGCGCAGAGCAGAGGATCGATGGCGTCCTTCTTGCCTTCCATCGGGGCAGGGCCGCCGATGCCGTAATAATCCCCGTAGAAGACCACGGGATATCCGTCGCGCCGCAGCAGAATCAGGGCGTAGGCACTTTGCTTGAACCAGTCGCCTACCCAGGATTCCAGCGCCTCATGAGGCTGGGAATCGTGATTGTCAACGAAGGTGACAGCATTCGCGGGATGTGTCTGGACCAGTGTATCGTCGAAGATATGCGTCAGGTCAAAGTCCCGGCCTGCCAGTGCAGCGGAGTACAGCTTGTAATGAAGAGAGACATCGAACAGATCGATCTGGTAATCGACAGTGTTCAGGAATTCGCGGCAGGCTTCCAGATTGGAGTTCCAGAATTCACCGACGATGTAGAAATCCTCGCCGCGTTTCTTTTTCATCTCCATGGCGAATTCCTTGATGAACTCGTGGTTGATATGCTTGATCGCATCCAGCCGGTATCCGCTGCATTGCAGCGTATCGACCAGCCATTTGCCCCAGTTCAGCATTTCCTGCTTCACATCTGCATTGAGGTAATCGATGTTGGCGAACATCAGATAGTCGTAGTTGCCGAATTCGGTATCCACATTCTCATTCCAGCCTTTATTCGTGCCGTCAATCCGGAAGACGCCGCTGCGGCCTTCCTTGGCATCGAAATCGGTCCCGTTGAAGTGAGTATGATTCCACTTGAAGCTGGAGTACTCATCCCCGCGCCCAGGGAAATCGAATTTGGTCCAGCCTTCAATCTCGAACGGCTCGGAGATATCCTTGGTGCGGTCGTTCGGGTCCACCTCAATGACCTCAAAGACCTCCGTCTCATCCGCTCCGGCTTTATGGTTCATGACCAGATCCACGTAGACTGCAATGCCGTTCTTCAGGCACTCGGCAATTGCGTCGATTAACTCCTGCTTG
The window above is part of the Paenibacillus sp. FSL H8-0048 genome. Proteins encoded here:
- a CDS encoding alpha-amylase — encoded protein: MKRNHTMMQFFEWHVAADGQHWKRLAQMAPELKAAGMDAVWVPPVTKAVSPEDTGYGVYDLYDLGEFDQKGDVRTKYGTKQELIDAIAECLKNGIAVYVDLVMNHKAGADETEVFEVIEVDPNDRTKDISEPFEIEGWTKFDFPGRGDEYSSFKWNHTHFNGTDFDAKEGRSGVFRIDGTNKGWNENVDTEFGNYDYLMFANIDYLNADVKQEMLNWGKWLVDTLQCSGYRLDAIKHINHEFIKEFAMEMKKKRGEDFYIVGEFWNSNLEACREFLNTVDYQIDLFDVSLHYKLYSAALAGRDFDLTHIFDDTLVQTHPANAVTFVDNHDSQPHEALESWVGDWFKQSAYALILLRRDGYPVVFYGDYYGIGGPAPMEGKKDAIDPLLCARYTKAYGEQDDYFDHPNTIGWVRRGVQEIEGSGCAVVISNGDNGEKRMFVGEARSGEIWEDFTHNRGESVTIGEDGWAVFPVNGGSVSVWALPEPKPADACAEE